The genomic window GCTCCAGAGCGACTTTGATCGCTGGCTCATCCAGTACAACACCGAACGCCCGCATCAAGGCTATCGCAACTTGGGCAAACGCCCGATTGATACGGTCAACGCTTACTTGCAAACTGTTAGGAAAGAAGCTTAGTAGTACAGGTTATCATGAAATCAAGGTTTCATTGGGTTTGTACTCATTGGCCCCCTGGTCTGGCGGTTATGCTGCTCTTGCTGTCTGGCTGCATAGTTGCTCAGCCAGGGACAAGCACGCAGTCTAATGGCCTCCATATTCATAGCGACAACCTCTCGATAGACTGGAGTACCCATATGTGTGTAGCTTACCTGGCTGCTGATGCGGGCATTGCTGGGTTGGGAGCAAGCCATTGGAACTCGCCAGATGGCTCCAGGCCAGCGGCAGATGAACGAACCATAGTGAGGCAGGGATATGCCATCTACACGCCGCTCCAGTTCTCCTCTATGCGTGTCCTTCGGGATCAGCGTCATCAGCCCACAACCGAATTTGACACCATTGGCGGGCAGGTGGGACCGGATAGCTACTCCAGCGATGATCCACAAGTGATACCTGGCGGGAGGTATCTGCTCCTGTTTGTCCCAGGAGTTGATGCAGTAGCCCAAGCCTGGAACGAAAAATGGATGGTGGCTGCTGCCGCCTGGCCTATCGACGCGAAAGGGATCGTCACGCTTCAGGCTGCACACACTGAGGAAGGGCAAGGACCAGCGGGAGAGTCATTCCCAGCCGTCACTATGCCCCTCTCCCAGATCGTTCAGCAGCTTGCCAACTGTAAGGCAGGCTAGGACTTCAGCGCAGCCAGCGGGCCGTCGTCGTGTTTGCCGATCTCCACTCGCTTGTAGCACCCATGCTATACTGAGGCACATCATTTCTACCCCGGCTGGTTAGCTCACAGAAGGAGGGTAACATGAAATCGGTGTCTCATCTTGCGCTCGCCCTCTGGCTCCCTGGTCTGGCGGTTATGCTGCTCCTACTGACT from Ktedonobacterales bacterium includes these protein-coding regions:
- a CDS encoding IS481 family transposase; translation: LQSDFDRWLIQYNTERPHQGYRNLGKRPIDTVNAYLQTVRKEA